The Ailuropoda melanoleuca isolate Jingjing chromosome 9, ASM200744v2, whole genome shotgun sequence genome includes a region encoding these proteins:
- the PSTPIP1 gene encoding proline-serine-threonine phosphatase-interacting protein 1, with the protein MMPQLQFKDAFWCRDFTAHTGYEALLQRLLDGRKMCKDVEELLRQRAQAEERYGKELMQIARKAGGQTEINSLRASFDSLKQQMESVGSSHIQLALALREELRSLEEFRERQKEQRKKYEAVMDRVQKSKLSLYKKAMDSKKSYEQKCRDADDAEQAFERISTNGPQKQVEKSQNKARQCKDSAVEAERVYRQNIEQLEKVRGEWEQEHRTTCEAFQLQEFDRLTILRNAMWVHCNQLSLQCVKDDELYEEVRVTLEGCSVEADIDGFIQAKSTGTEPPAPVPYQNYYDREVTPASGSPGVQPSCGMIKRFSGLLHGSPKTTSLAASAETLTPTPEHNEVVYSTIAVKEAPGPPTLPAQGYRVLYDYTAQNSDELNISAGDIVEVILEGEDGWWTVERNGQRGFVPGSYLEKL; encoded by the exons TGCAGGGACTTCACGGCCCACACCGGCTATGAGGCGCTGCTGCAGAGGCTGCTGGACGGCAGGAAGATGTGCAAGGACGTGGAGGAGCTGCTGAGGCAGAG GGCCCAGGCGGAGGAGCGCTATGGCAAGGAGCTGATGCAGATCGCCCGGAAGGCAGGCGGCCAGACAGAGATCAA CTCCCTGAGGGCCTCCTTTGACTCCTTAAAGCAGC AAATGGAGAGTGTGGGCAGCTCCCACATCCAGCTGGCCCTGGCCCTGCGCGAGGAGCTACGAAGCCTCGAGGAGTTCCGTGAGAGACAgaaggagcaaaggaagaag TACGAGGCCGTCATGGACCGTGTTCAGAAGAGCAAGCTGTCTCTCTACAAGAAGGCCATGGAT TCCAAGAAGTCGTATGAGCAGAAGTGCCGGGACGCCGATGACGCTGAGCAGGCCTTCGAGCGCATTAGCACCAATGGCCCCCAGAAGCAGGTGGAGAAG aGCCAGAACAAGGCCAGGCAGTGCAAGGACTCAGCCGTGGAGGCAG AGCGAGTGTACAGGCAGAACATCGAGCAGTTGGAGAAGGTGCGGGGCGAGTGGGAACAGGAGCACCGGACCACTTGCGAG gCCTTCCAGCTGCAAGAGTTTGACCGACTGACCATTCTTCGCAACGCCATGTGGGTGCACTGCAACCAGCTCTCCCTGCAGTGTGTCAAGGATGATGAG ctctaCGAGGAGGTGCGTGTGACACTAGAAGGCTGCAGCGTGGAAGCCGACATCGATGGTTTCATCCAGGCCAAGAGCACAGGCACTGAGCCCCCAG CTCCTGTGCCCTACCAGAACTACTACGATCGGGAGGTCACCCCGGCATCTGGCAGCCCTGGCGTCCAGCCATCCTGTGGCATGATAAAGAG GTTCTCCGGGCTGCTGCATGGAAGTCCCAAGACTACATCATTGGCAGCTTCTGCAG AGACCCTGACCCCAACCCCTGAACACAATGAGGTTGTCTACTCTACCATTGCAGTGAAGGAGGCGCCGGGACCCCCAACCCTGCCAGCCCAGGGCTACAGGGTGCTCTATGACTACACGGCCCAG AATTCCGATGAGTTGAATATCTCCGCGGGAGACATCGTGGAGGTCATCCTGGAAGGGGAGGATGGCTGGTGGACAGTAGAACGGAATGGGCAGCGTGGCTTCGTCCCTGGCTCCTACCTGGAAAAGCTCTGA